The following are from one region of the Neurospora crassa OR74A linkage group III, whole genome shotgun sequence genome:
- a CDS encoding SNARE protein Ykt6, translating to MKLYYIGIYKNTEQPAVQLCGAHELSDFSRFTRDQYKNFMTMISRTVAERTKPGQRQSVEEQDYIIHAYARSEGVCGVVITKDYPPIAAHSVLSKLMDQFLSEKPVATINAAKNDGDIPFPAIEQYLRDYQDANNASSIAKIQQELDETKIVLHKAIDSVLQRGEKLDDLVAKSSDLSAQSKMFYQSAKKQNSCCLVM from the exons ATGAAGCTCTACTACATTGGT ATCTACAAAAACACCGAGCAGCCTGCGGTGCAGCTCTGCGGTGCCCACGAGCTTAGCGACTTCTCCAGGTTCACACGAGACCAATACAAGAACTTCATGACCATGATCAGCAGGACTGTCGCAGAGAGGACGAAGCCTGGCCAGAGGCAAAGTGTTGAGGAGCAAG ATTATATTATCCACGCCTATGCCCGCTCCGAGGGTGTTTGCGGtgtcgtcatcaccaaggaCTACCCTCCTATCGCCGCCCACAGTGTCCTTTCCAAGCTCATGGACCAGTTTCTCTCGGAGAAGCCGGTTGCCACGATAAACGCCGCCAAGAACGACGGCGACATCCCTTTCCCGGCCATCGAGCAGTACCTTCGCGACTACCAAGATGCCAACAACGCGAGCAGCATTGCAAAGATCCAGCAAGAGCTCGACGAGACCAAGATCGTCCTACACAAGGCAATTGATAGC GTTTTGCAACGAGGCGAGAAGCTCGACGACCTGGTTGCCAAGAGTTCCGACCTGAGTGCGCAGAGCAAGATGTTCTACCAGAGTGCGAAGAAGCAGAACTCGTGCTGCCTGGTTATGTAA